The following proteins are encoded in a genomic region of Triticum dicoccoides isolate Atlit2015 ecotype Zavitan chromosome 1B, WEW_v2.0, whole genome shotgun sequence:
- the LOC119326148 gene encoding bifunctional protein FolD 2-like has translation MAQIIDGKAIAAEIRHEIGAEVAALSSAHNIVPGLAVVIVGSRKDSQTYVQMKRKACAEVGIRSFDVDLPEDISEAALVAEVHRLNADPAVHGILVQLPLPKHINEENILNQISIEKDVDGFHPLNIGKLAMKGRDPLFVPCTPKGCMELLSRSGVTVKGKHAVVVGRSNIVGLPVSLLLLKADATVSIVHSRTPNPETIVRQADIVIAAAGQAMMIKGDWIKPGAAVIDVGTNSIDDPTRKSGYRLVGDVDFSEASKVAGHLTPVPGGVGPMTVAMLLKNTVDGAKRGIVS, from the exons ATGGCGCAAATCATCGACGGCAAGGCCATCGCCGCCGAAATCAGGCACGAGATCGGCGCCGAGGTCGCCGCGCTCTCGTCCGCCCACAACATC GTGCCGGGGCTGGCGGTGGTGATCGTGGGGAGCAGGAAGGACTCGCAGACATACGTGCAGATGAAGCGCAAGGCCTGCGCCGAGGTCGGCATCCGCTCCTTCGACGTCGACCTCCCCGAGGACATCTCCGAGGCCGCGCTCGTCGCCGAGGTCCACCGCCTCAACGCCGACCCCGCCGTCCACG GAATTCTTGTTCAGCTTCCATTGCCCAAGCATATCAACGAAGAAAATATCTTGAACCAGATCTCCATTGAGAAAGATGTCGACGGCTTTCATCCTTTGAACATTGGCAAGCTCGCAATGAAAGGCAGAGATCCACTGTTTGTACCTTGCACGCCAAAG GGATGCATGGAGCTCCTGTCACGAAGTGGCGTCACTGTAAAAGGAAAACACGCAGTTGTGGTTGGGCGTAGCAACATTGTGGGTTTACCAGTATCCCTTCTCCTTCTGAAAGCGGACGCAACCGTGTCGATCGTGCATTCACGGACCCCAAATCCCGAAACAATTGTCCGTCAAGCAGACATTGTCATTGCAGCAGCTGGCCAGGCCATGATG ATCAAGGGAGACTGGATCAAACCAGGCGCGGCGGTCATCGACGTCGGGACAAACTCCATCGACGACCCAACCAGGAAGTCTGGGTACAGACTCGTTGGCGATGTGGATTTCTCGGAGGCGAGCAAGGTCGCGGGTCACCTGACTCCGGTCCCCGGAGGCGTCGGGCCGATGACCGTGGCGATGTTGCTGAAGAACACGGTGGACGGCGCCAAGAGGGGTATAGTCAGCTGA